GTCGCCTCAGGGGTAACGTCTCGTGGCGCAGGACCTGTGCCACCTGTGGTTACGATAAGGCAACACCCCTCTTCATCCGAGAGCGCGCGCAGGGTCTCTTCAATAATTGGCTGTTCATCAGGGATAACTCTGGCAACTGGATGCCACGATGAAGATATGGCCTTCTCAAACCACCCCTGCAGGGCAGGACCGCCAAGGTCCTCATACTCTCCTCGACTGGCACGATCGGACACCGTTACAATTCCAATTTTTGCGATCTCATCCATTGATCTGGACTCCTCAGTGGTTAAATTTAGTGAAGGCATTCTATAACAAAAAAACCGCATCACCCACCTTGAAAAAAGAATAATCATCCCCACATCAGTCCTTTCCAAAAATTGTAGAGTCAGGGAAAATACCCTCCCTGAAAACAGATACAACAACAGATAAACAGAGAAAACATGAGCAATAAATTTGACGAGGGCATGGAGACAATTAATGGTGAGGTAGAGGTTGAGATTGAGCTCTCCCCATCATCTGAACTTGCGCTTCCATCTGAAAATCTGCCAACACAGATCTATCTTCTCCCTCTATCTGAACGCCCCTTCTTCCCGGCCCAGACTCAACCTCTCTTGATGAATGGCAAACCATGGATGGATACCGTTCAGAAAATTGGTGATACCAACGAACATATGGTTGGCCTGTTCATGACTCAGCCACATGAATCTGATTTTGCCTCTCCAGAAGACTATTTTGAGATTGGTACTGTCGCCCGTATGCACCACCCCATGAAGCAGGAGGGGAAAATTCAGTTTATTGCAGAGGGTGTACAGCGTGCCAGAATCGTACGCTGGCTATCAGATACTCCGCCCTACAGGGTTGAGGTTGAGTATCCCAAACCAATTCAGCCAAAGAACAAGGATGAGGCCAAGGCATTTGCCATGGCAATCATCAATATTCTGCGAGAACTTATTCCACTCAACCCTCTATATGGCGAAGAGTTGCGATTCTTTCTCGACAGATTCAGCCCTAATGAACCATCCGCACTGACCGACTTTGCCGCCAGCCTGACCACAGCAACATCCGATGAGCTGCAAAAGGTATTGGATACATTGAACATTCGTCGCCGCATGCAGAATGTACTATCTCTGCTAAAGAACGACCTGAAAGTTGCAAAGCTACAGACCAAGATACGTGACAGTGTTGATGACAAGATGGATGAACAGCAGCGCAAGTTCTTCCTCAAAGAGCAGTTAAAGGCAATTCAGAAAGAGCTTGGTATTGCCAAGGATGACCGTACTGCAGACTATGACAGATTTATGGAACGCATGGAAAAGCTGACCATCCCCGAGGCATCAATGAAAAAGATTGATGAGGAGATGGAAAAACTGAGCATGCTGGAGACTGGATCCCCCGAATATGCAGTGACCCGCAACTATCTGGATCAGATCATCTCACTACCATGGGGGATCCACTCAAAGGATAAACTTGACCTGCGACGTGCGCGCAAGATCCTTGACCGTGACCATGACAGCCTGGAGGATGTAAAAGATCGTATGATCGAGTTTCTTGCTGTAGGCAAGCTAAGGGGTGAGATCAATGGCTCTATTCTGCTGCTGGTTGGCCCTCCTGGTGTCGGCAAGACCTCGATTGGAAAATCTGTCGCTGATGCGCTGGGACGAAAATTCTACCGTCTCTCCGTTGGCGGCATGAGGGATGAGGCAGAGATCAAGGGACATCGCCGCACCTATATTGGAGCCATGCCTGGAAAGTTTATCCAGGCGATCCGTGAGACAGGGACCCAGAACCCTATCATTATGCTGGATGAGATAGACAAGATCGGTGCCTCCTACCATGGAGACCCCGCATCCGCCCTGTTGGAGGTGCTCGATCCGGAACAGAATGTGGAGTTCCTTGATCACTATCTTGATACCAGATTTGACCTCTCCAAGGTGCTCTTTATCTGTACCGCCAACCAGCTGGACACTATCCCTGGACCGCTGCTGGATCGTATGGAGACCATTAGACTTTCGGGATACATCACCCAGGAGAAGGTGGAGATTGCAAAGCACCATCTGTGGCCACGACAGATAGAACGTAGCGGCCTCAAACCAAGTGATATCAGGATAAGTGATGCTGCGCTGCGCACAGTAATAGATGGCTATGCTCGCGAATCCGGAGTAAGAAATCTTGAGAAGCAGCTGGGGCGCATTATCCGCAAGATCGCAGTAAAAATAGTCAAAGGAAAAAAGGGGCCTTTCAAAGTAAATATCAAGAATGTGGTCGAGTACCTTGATCAACCAATATTCCAGAGTGAAAAACCATACCGGGGAGTTGGTGTTGTGACTGGGCTTGCCTGGACTGTTATGGGTGGTGAGACCCTGACAATTGAGGCCTCCAAGATTCATACAGACAATCGCGGCTTCAAACTTACCGGGCAACTTGGGGATGTAATGCAGGAGTCAGCCTCAATTGCCTACAGCTACATCACATCGCATCTGAAAAAATACGGTGCCAATGCTGGCTTCTTTGATAAGGCACATGTCCATCTTCATGTTCCTGCTGGTGCCACCCCCAAGGATGGGCCCAGTGCAGGCATAACCATGGGTATCGCTCTGTTATCTCTGGCGCGCGGAAGAAAGATAAACCGCCCGCTGGCAATGACAGGTGAGATGACCCTTACCGGACGAGTCCTACCAATTGGAGGAGTAAGAGAAAAGACAATTGCTGCCCGCCGTCAGAATATCAAAGAGCTGATCTTCCCTGCTGAAAACAAAAATGATTTTGAGGAGCTGCCAGACTATATCCGTGAAGGGATCAACCCACACTTTGTTGCCCATTTTGATGAGGTTGCAGAGATCGTATTCCCCTCCTGAACAGATCGACAGTGGCTCTGGTTCAACTAAAGGATATCCAGCTCGCCTATGGTGATCTACCCCTGCTCGACCATGCCAACCTGATTATTGAGCGTGGTGAACGTCTCTGCCTGGTTGGACGAAACGGAACTGGAAAATCAACTCTGCTAAAGGTTATTTCCGGAGATGCCACCGCAGAAGATGGCACAACAGAGATTGGTTCAACAAAAATATCACGTCTCAAACAAGAGGTCCCCAAAGATACATCCGGCACTATTTATGATGTGACAGCCCAGGGAGTGGGTAAGATGGGTGCACTTATTGCAGAGTATCATCACCTTGTTCTGCAGCTTGCTGATGATTCATCTGAAAAAGCTCTCAACATAATGGCGTCCGTTCAACAGAAAATTGAGGCCGCTCATGGCTGGTCAATTCAACAACAGATAGAGACCACTCTTTCAAAAATGGGGCTAGACCCGGAGGAGAATTTCTCAAGCCTCTCCGGAGGGATGAAAAGACGCGTACTGCTGGCGCAGGCTCTGGTGCAGAGCCCTGACCTGCTACTTCTGGATGAGCCAACCAACCATCTGGACATTGAATCAATTCAGTGGCTCGAAGAGTTTTTGCTCAATAGCCACATCACTCTGCTATTTATCACTCATGATCGCCAATTCCTGCGCAGACTTGCCACCAGAATTATTGAGCTGGACCGTGGAAACCTGACCGACTGGCCCGGCAACTATGACACCTATCTGGAAAAGAAGGAGAAGGCTCTAGAGGAGGAGGAGCGCAACAACGCCCTCTTCGACAAGAAGCTGGCTCAGGAGGAGGTCTGGATTAGACAGGGGATAAAGGCTCGCCGCACCAGAAATGAGGGGCGAGTTCGGGCCTTGAAAGCCCTGCGTCAAGAGCGTAGTGAGCGCCGCAACCGTGCCGGCAATGTCAAAATGAGTGTGCAAAAGTCAGAGGCATCCGGAAAGAAGGTAATCAGGGCAAAGAATCTGCACCACAGATATGATGGTGCACCACTGATAAACTGCCTCTCTGTCAATATTCAGCGGGGTGATCGTATAGGTATCATCGGCCCCAACGGGGTTGGAAAAAGTACCCTGCTACGTATTCTTCTTGGTGAAACCGAGCCAGACAAGGGGACCGTGCTACATGGCACCAAACTGCAGGTTGCCTACTTTGATCAGCTGAGAAACCAGCTCGATGAAAATAGATCAGTACAGGACAGTGTTGCCGATGGAAGCGACAATGTAACCATTAACGGCAACAGCAAACATGTAATCAGTTATCTGCAAGACTTCCTCTTCTCTCCACAACGAACCCGCAGCCCGGTAAGCACCCTATCCGGAGGTGAAAGAAATCGCCTGTTGTTGGCAAGACTATTCTCAAAACCATCTAATCTTCTGGTGATGGATGAGCCCACCAATGACCTTGACGTTGAGACCCTGGAGCTTCTGGAGGAGTTGCTACTGGAATACAAGGGCACACTGCTCCTGGTAAGTCATGACCGTGCCTTCCTGAATAATGTCGTAACCAGTACCCTGGTTTTTGAGGGTGATGGAGAAATTAACGAATATGTTGGTGGTTATGATGACTGGATCCGCCAGTCAAAAACGGTCAGCTCCACCGCTCAACCATCTCAACAAAAACAGGAGAAGAGGGATAACCCTCCAAAAAAATCCACCCCTGTAAAATTAAGTTACAAAGATAAACGGGAACTGGAGGCACTCCCAAAACAGATTGAATCTCTAGAGAGTGAACAGGCTACAATCCACGCAACACTGGCAGACCCCAACTTTTATCAGAGTGAAGAGGATGAAGTAAGTAAAACAACTGAACGCCTAAATGAGATTGAACAACAACTCAGCGCAATGTATGAGCGCTGGGAGATGTTGGAGGAGATGAGTGGAGAGGATAAATAATGGGTAGCGACAAGATGGATTACAACTCACTTGAGTCTCGTCTGGAGGAGATTGAGAGCAGACTCTCATTTCAGGACAACCACATCCAGGAATTAAACGACATAATCAGCAAGCTTCAATTGGAGGTGATGACCATGGCTCAGCGTCTCAGTGATTCCGAGAGACAGATCCAGGAGATCACGCCCTCACTGATAAAGTCACTCTCGGAAGAGACCCCTCCCCCTCATTACTGATCATGCCAGCTACGGAGCAGATAAAACTTGGGGAGAGCTGGAAGCAGGTCCTGCTACCTGAATTTGATAAACCATACATGGTCAAGCTGCGCGAGTTTCTACTGCAGCGTAAAAGGGGTGGGCACACCATCTTCCCCCCCTCTAACAGATGGTTCAATGCGTTCGACCACACCCCTTTTAAGAGAGTAAAAGTAGTTATTATTGGGCAGGATCCATACCATGGAGATGGTCAGGCTCATGGCCTCTGCTTCTCTGTACAGCCCAAAATAAAGATCCCTCCATCTCTTGTTAATATCTATAAAGAGCTGGAATCAGACATTGGGGTTACAAACAGCACCGGAACCTTAACCAGCTGGGCTGATCAGGGGGTACTGCTACTGAATGCTGTGCTGACTGTTGAGAGCGGCAGTGCAGGTGCTCACCAGGGAAAAGGGTGGGAGACTTTTACAGATGCAGCCATTGACCACCTGAACCGCGAACGTGACCATCTGGTTTTTATTCTGTGGGGGGCATATGCGCAGAAGAAGGGGCAACGAATTGATAGAGAGCATCACCTGGTTATCCAGGCACCACACCCCTCTCCGCTCTCAGCCCATAGAGGTTTTTTTGGTAGCCGCCCATTCTCTCAGACCAACGACTATCTACTCAGCCATGGCATCAAGCCGATAGAGTGGAAAATAGAGAGCTGATAGCTCTATAGGTCAGTAACGTCTGGGAGGATAGCCACCGGTTCTACGTCTGTCTGGAGCTCTGCGTTCGTAACGCTCACGTTTCGGCTCTACCTCCACCTCTGGTGGCGTCCAGTAGAGGATACTGCCGTGCACCAGAATATCCTCACTCTTGTTGTCAAATACCTTGATTGGCTCCCAATAAGAGTAGCTCCCTTCACCCTGCACATCAGTGGTTGAACGCCACTCACACAGATAACGCTCAAACTGTCCACCCCTGTTGCAGTAGATTGTTGTGCCGTAATTAAGATCTACCTTAACTTCGGTCATGCTCATGGCTATCTCACACGGTCTACCACCACTTTTCTGTAGATCAGGATCATTATGCCACTCATACTCCTCCATGGTCATTGGGCTGTTCTTGCCATCAACCATTTTGGCCTCAACACGATGCTGGGTCATACGCATAAAACATCGGCCTGACTCATTTTTGTACAGGGTGCGTGTAGAGAGGTACCCATGCTCCTCATTATATTCGTTAAACACCATCACCTTCTGATAGAAAACATCCTCACCTGCAGTAGATTTTTCAACCGGCTTCACCTCCGAGGCAGTTGGCTGCTCTATCTCTTTTTTAATGCTCTCCTGCTCAAATTCAGATGCCTGCTTGGGCTGAATAAGAGCAATAAAGATCATGATGAACAACAGATCAAGCAGGGATGTAAGATGAACCTTGCTTCTTCTCTTGAGTGAAAGCCTCTCCATCATTACCCTAAATGAACTCTGGTAATAATATTTTTGAAATCGATACTCTCGTTAATCATGCGCTCAACCTTGGGGGCAATAAAACTCTCAACCATCATAAAGATGACTGAAAAACCGATACCCAGAATTGTTGTATCCATTGCCAACACAAATGCACTGGTCAAACGTGATGCATCAATACCGCCATCTCCGAATGCTGTGCCGGCAATTGCCAGAATTGTTCCCAAGATCCCCAACAGAGGGAAGATCTGCACCATGGTGGACATAACGCTACTAGCGCTCTCTATCAGATAGTATCTGTTGTAGAGATTTCTCTCCGAGAGTCTGGAGACATTCTCCTTGATGATTGCTGCGGCGCTCTTATCCAGCAGTATCTTGTTTGATAGATAGTGCAGGGCAGCATCAATCTTTTCATGTGACTTCTGTAGTGAGTCCTGATCCGGGGCATCCGCAAACCCTTTTAGCAGATTACTGGATACATCATGCAACCTCAGACTGTGCCGTTTTAGAGAGGATGCTATAAGAGCGATAATGCCAATCTCGACTATGGCAAGCAGATAAATCAGGGTAAAAATATTGTCAGTTACAACACTAAAAATACCCTGAACAGGGGAAACTTCCATACGCGCCTCTTATGTTGGTGTTGAGGAGAATTGGCTGATTGTACATGAATGGCTATGCAAGATCCCCATAGTGCGTGAGCAATAACTCCTCCTTATCCTCCAGCTTCTGGTCCACCTCTCTCTTCTCCTGCAAAACCTCTTTCAGCTTCTGTTTGGCGCCATCCTCATAAATCTCTGGCTGCGCCAACCTCTCCTCCAGATCAGATCTAGCCACTTCAAGCTTCTCAATCTCCTGCTCCAGCCTGGCAACCACCCTTTTTAGTGGTGCCTGCTGTTTTCTCTGTTCTGCATCAAGCCGGCGCTGCTCCTTACGATTTATGTTCTCTCTCTGGGTATCACCACCGTCACCCTCTCTTGTCGTTGCCTCCACCTGCTTCCCGGAAGAGCGCAACCACTGCCCATAATCATCCAGGTCACCCTTAAACTGCTCTGCCTCACCATCTGCAACCAGCATAAACTGATCTGCCACCCCCTCCAGCAGATAGCGATCATGAGAGACCACCACCAATGCGCCCTTAAATTCCTGAAGGGCCATAACCAGAGCATGGCGCATCTCCAGATCAAGATGGTTGGTTGGCTCATCAAGAAGCAACAGATTGGGGCGCTGACGAATTATCATGGCAAGCACCAACCTGGCCTTTTCCCCTCCCGAGAACGGGCCAACTGCCTCCATCACTCTATCATCTCTAAATCCGAAACTTCCAAGGTAATCTCTCAACTCCTGCTCGGTTGAATCAGGATGATTGCGCTGCAGATGCAGTAGTGGTGTAGCCTGCAGATCCAGTAGCTCCAGTTGATGCTGGGCAAAATAACCTGTCTGCAGATGTTTGGCCTCTGAGCGCTCACCTAGCAACAGAGTTTGTGAACTGGCCATCAACTTCATCAATGTTGATTTGCCTGCACCGTTTCTTCCCAACAGTGCAATTCTGTCTCCCGGATTGAGAGTAATCGAAAAATCATTCAATACTACAATATCACCATATCCAGCTACCGCATGGTTAATGGTAAGCATTGGGTGTGGCAGTTTCTCTGGCTGAATAAAGTGAAAATGGAATGGTGAATCAACATGAGCAGGGGCAATGGCCTCCATTCTCTCCAGTGCCTTGATTCTACTCTGCACCTGTTTTGCCTTGGTCGCCTTGGCACGAAAGCGTTCCACAAAACGATGCATGTGCTCTTTCTCCCGCTGCTGTCTCTCCCATGCAGACTGCTGCTGCGCCATCTTTTCAGCACGAACCCTCTCAAAAGCACTGTAGTTTCCGGATGTTAGCTCCATCTTCTGATGTTCTATATTAATAATTCCGCCCACTACTCGATCCAGTACATCACGATCATGCGAGATCAGTAACAGAGTTCCCGGATACTGTTTGAGCCAATCCTCCAACCAGAAAACAGCATCCAGATCCAGGTGGTTGGTAGGCTCATCAAGCAATAGAAGATCAGATCGTGCCATTAGCGCCTGCGCCAGATTAAGGCGCATACGCCACCCACCCGAGAATGACTCTACAGGCAGATTCTCCTGACTGACAACAAAACCCAACCCCTGCATAAGCCTTGCAGCACGGTTACGGGCATTAAAGCCATCAATTGCCTCCATCTGCGCAAAAAGCTCCCCCTGCCTCAGGCCATCACCACTCTGCTCTGCCACCTCAAGCTCTCTCTGCAGACGACGTAACTCATGGTCACCATCCATCACCAGATCAATGGCACTGCGCTCAAGTGACGGGGTCTCCTGAGCAACGTGGGCAATTACCCAACTCTCGGGCAGCTTCAGATCTCCATCATCGGCAGCAATCTCTCCCAGAATCAACGAAAAGAGGCTGGATTTTCCAGTCCCATTGCCTCCGGTCACTCCAACCTTCTGTCCGGGATGGATTGACATGGAGCTGTTTTCAAACAGCAGTCTGGGCCCTCGACGAATCGAGAGCGAGGAGATACGGATCATCAGAACTCAATGGATAGTTATGGTTGGCGCAATTATATGCGCATAGCGGTGGATGATCTATCTACCAACAAGAACATTAAAAATGTCGGGTTCAATCCTGTTGGGAAACTGCAGATTAAACTCCAGCTCAAATGGCCTGGTCACCACACCCCTGCGAAAAATCATTTCAGATGGATAGTCTCAAACTCGAATGGCACCTCATAAACCTTATCTCCAACCTGCACTTTCAGCAGAGCAATCCACTCCATCAACTCACGGATGCAGATAGACAAACTACCGGTCCCAGAAAAAACCCCACTCTCTTCACTCGGGTAAAGAGCATACTGAAGAAGCCCCATATACATCTCCTTCCCCTCAAACAGAACCTCTACTCTCTCTGGCTGCAACTCACTAAACGTTACTCTCAACAGGATAGACTCTGTTGGGGATGGGTTTTTTGGGCTTATCTCAAAGGTCAACTCACCCATCTCTGGCAGTAGGGCACTACACGACTGCAGATGGAGTTTGCACCCTGTTACCAGAGGCAGACGTACACCCTCTCTCTCTGTCTGCTGAGTAGAGAGATAACCAAACCCCCCCGCCATCAGCAATAGAGCTGCCGCAAACAGGCCGGTCTTACTGGACACCCTGACCAAAACAGCTAGTCCCAGGCTCGCTGAATAGTGGCAAGATCACGCACCATCACATCCGGGTTGTGGGGAGTGGAAAAAATGGCATGCATCTCCCCTTCAGGGTTAAGCAAGAATATGGATGCAGAGTGGTTGATAAGATAGGAGTCCTCCAACCCTTCAGGAACCCCCTCCTCTTCATCAACCATCAACTGCCTGCCGTTCAGATAATAGACTCGCTCGTAGATTGCGCCCATCGATCTGGACAGTTTATCCACCATATCCTGCTCACCAGTCACTCCCAAGAAAGATGGATGGTAATAGCCAGCGTACTCTTGCAGAGCATCAATAGTATCCCGTTGTGGATCAACCGAGACAAAGACCACCTTTGGCGTCTTAATCACGCTATCCGGACTCTTCTCAATAGTGCGCATCATCTCACTCAACATAAAGAGCTCGGTTGGGCAGACATCAGGACAGCGGGTATAACCAAAGAAGAATAGCGACCACTCCCCCTTTGTGTTTTCGGTTGTAAACTCTCCAAGGTCTCTCTGTTTAAGCGCAAATTCGGACAGCACCTTTGGAGGAGACAACACCATGGCGCCCTCCAGCCTCAACTGCTCTGCAGGACGGTCACATCCAGCAAGCACTATCGATAGACCAAACAACACTAACCAAAGTGGCGCCCTGTTTCTCAACAATATTCTTTTCACTATAAAATTCTCCTTGAGAACCGGCGGGAAGAAGAGACTTCCCGCCACGCTCTAAAACCTTAATGGCGC
This region of Candidatus Thiopontia autotrophica genomic DNA includes:
- a CDS encoding ATP-binding cassette domain-containing protein, yielding MALVQLKDIQLAYGDLPLLDHANLIIERGERLCLVGRNGTGKSTLLKVISGDATAEDGTTEIGSTKISRLKQEVPKDTSGTIYDVTAQGVGKMGALIAEYHHLVLQLADDSSEKALNIMASVQQKIEAAHGWSIQQQIETTLSKMGLDPEENFSSLSGGMKRRVLLAQALVQSPDLLLLDEPTNHLDIESIQWLEEFLLNSHITLLFITHDRQFLRRLATRIIELDRGNLTDWPGNYDTYLEKKEKALEEEERNNALFDKKLAQEEVWIRQGIKARRTRNEGRVRALKALRQERSERRNRAGNVKMSVQKSEASGKKVIRAKNLHHRYDGAPLINCLSVNIQRGDRIGIIGPNGVGKSTLLRILLGETEPDKGTVLHGTKLQVAYFDQLRNQLDENRSVQDSVADGSDNVTINGNSKHVISYLQDFLFSPQRTRSPVSTLSGGERNRLLLARLFSKPSNLLVMDEPTNDLDVETLELLEELLLEYKGTLLLVSHDRAFLNNVVTSTLVFEGDGEINEYVGGYDDWIRQSKTVSSTAQPSQQKQEKRDNPPKKSTPVKLSYKDKRELEALPKQIESLESEQATIHATLADPNFYQSEEDEVSKTTERLNEIEQQLSAMYERWEMLEEMSGEDK
- a CDS encoding MotA/TolQ/ExbB proton channel family protein, with product MEVSPVQGIFSVVTDNIFTLIYLLAIVEIGIIALIASSLKRHSLRLHDVSSNLLKGFADAPDQDSLQKSHEKIDAALHYLSNKILLDKSAAAIIKENVSRLSERNLYNRYYLIESASSVMSTMVQIFPLLGILGTILAIAGTAFGDGGIDASRLTSAFVLAMDTTILGIGFSVIFMMVESFIAPKVERMINESIDFKNIITRVHLG
- the lon gene encoding endopeptidase La, with product MSNKFDEGMETINGEVEVEIELSPSSELALPSENLPTQIYLLPLSERPFFPAQTQPLLMNGKPWMDTVQKIGDTNEHMVGLFMTQPHESDFASPEDYFEIGTVARMHHPMKQEGKIQFIAEGVQRARIVRWLSDTPPYRVEVEYPKPIQPKNKDEAKAFAMAIINILRELIPLNPLYGEELRFFLDRFSPNEPSALTDFAASLTTATSDELQKVLDTLNIRRRMQNVLSLLKNDLKVAKLQTKIRDSVDDKMDEQQRKFFLKEQLKAIQKELGIAKDDRTADYDRFMERMEKLTIPEASMKKIDEEMEKLSMLETGSPEYAVTRNYLDQIISLPWGIHSKDKLDLRRARKILDRDHDSLEDVKDRMIEFLAVGKLRGEINGSILLLVGPPGVGKTSIGKSVADALGRKFYRLSVGGMRDEAEIKGHRRTYIGAMPGKFIQAIRETGTQNPIIMLDEIDKIGASYHGDPASALLEVLDPEQNVEFLDHYLDTRFDLSKVLFICTANQLDTIPGPLLDRMETIRLSGYITQEKVEIAKHHLWPRQIERSGLKPSDIRISDAALRTVIDGYARESGVRNLEKQLGRIIRKIAVKIVKGKKGPFKVNIKNVVEYLDQPIFQSEKPYRGVGVVTGLAWTVMGGETLTIEASKIHTDNRGFKLTGQLGDVMQESASIAYSYITSHLKKYGANAGFFDKAHVHLHVPAGATPKDGPSAGITMGIALLSLARGRKINRPLAMTGEMTLTGRVLPIGGVREKTIAARRQNIKELIFPAENKNDFEELPDYIREGINPHFVAHFDEVAEIVFPS
- a CDS encoding SlyX family protein, translated to MGSDKMDYNSLESRLEEIESRLSFQDNHIQELNDIISKLQLEVMTMAQRLSDSERQIQEITPSLIKSLSEETPPPHY
- the ung gene encoding uracil-DNA glycosylase — translated: MPATEQIKLGESWKQVLLPEFDKPYMVKLREFLLQRKRGGHTIFPPSNRWFNAFDHTPFKRVKVVIIGQDPYHGDGQAHGLCFSVQPKIKIPPSLVNIYKELESDIGVTNSTGTLTSWADQGVLLLNAVLTVESGSAGAHQGKGWETFTDAAIDHLNRERDHLVFILWGAYAQKKGQRIDREHHLVIQAPHPSPLSAHRGFFGSRPFSQTNDYLLSHGIKPIEWKIES
- a CDS encoding ATP-binding cassette domain-containing protein, which produces MIRISSLSIRRGPRLLFENSSMSIHPGQKVGVTGGNGTGKSSLFSLILGEIAADDGDLKLPESWVIAHVAQETPSLERSAIDLVMDGDHELRRLQRELEVAEQSGDGLRQGELFAQMEAIDGFNARNRAARLMQGLGFVVSQENLPVESFSGGWRMRLNLAQALMARSDLLLLDEPTNHLDLDAVFWLEDWLKQYPGTLLLISHDRDVLDRVVGGIINIEHQKMELTSGNYSAFERVRAEKMAQQQSAWERQQREKEHMHRFVERFRAKATKAKQVQSRIKALERMEAIAPAHVDSPFHFHFIQPEKLPHPMLTINHAVAGYGDIVVLNDFSITLNPGDRIALLGRNGAGKSTLMKLMASSQTLLLGERSEAKHLQTGYFAQHQLELLDLQATPLLHLQRNHPDSTEQELRDYLGSFGFRDDRVMEAVGPFSGGEKARLVLAMIIRQRPNLLLLDEPTNHLDLEMRHALVMALQEFKGALVVVSHDRYLLEGVADQFMLVADGEAEQFKGDLDDYGQWLRSSGKQVEATTREGDGGDTQRENINRKEQRRLDAEQRKQQAPLKRVVARLEQEIEKLEVARSDLEERLAQPEIYEDGAKQKLKEVLQEKREVDQKLEDKEELLLTHYGDLA
- a CDS encoding SCO family protein, with protein sequence MKRILLRNRAPLWLVLFGLSIVLAGCDRPAEQLRLEGAMVLSPPKVLSEFALKQRDLGEFTTENTKGEWSLFFFGYTRCPDVCPTELFMLSEMMRTIEKSPDSVIKTPKVVFVSVDPQRDTIDALQEYAGYYHPSFLGVTGEQDMVDKLSRSMGAIYERVYYLNGRQLMVDEEEGVPEGLEDSYLINHSASIFLLNPEGEMHAIFSTPHNPDVMVRDLATIQRAWD